The following are from one region of the Salvia splendens isolate huo1 chromosome 2, SspV2, whole genome shotgun sequence genome:
- the LOC121787706 gene encoding ras-related protein RABE1c has protein sequence MAAPPARARADYDYLIKLLLIGDSGVGKSCLLLRFSDGSFTTSFITTIGIDFKIRTVELDGKRIKLQIWDTAGQERFRTITTAYYRGAMGILLVYDVTDESSFNNIRNWIRNIEQHASDNVNKILVGNKADMDESKRAVPTSKGQALADEYGIKFFETSAKTNLNVEEVFFSIARDIKQRLSDTDTKAEPTTIKINQPDGSAGGGQLAQKSACCGS, from the exons ATGGCCGCACCACCGGCGAGGGCAAGGGCGGATTATGATTACCTCATCAAGCTTCTCCTCATCGGCGACAGCG GTGTGGGTAAGAGTTGTCTTCTTTTGCGATTCTCTGATGGTTCCTTCACAACTAGTTTCATCACCACCATTGG AATTGATTTTAAGATAAGAACTGTTGAGCTTGATGGAAAGCGGATCAAGCTCCAAATTTGGGATACAGCTGGACAAGAGCGATTCCGCACTATCACCACAG CTTATTATCGTGGTGCCATGGGAATATTGCTGGTTTATGATGTTACAGATGAATCTTCTTTTAACA ATATTAGGAACTGGATTAGAAACATTGAACAGCATGCTTCTGACAATGTCAACAAGATATTGGTAGGAAACAAAGCTGACATGGACGAAAGCAAAAGG GCTGTTCCAACCTCCAAGGGCCAAGCACTCGCTGATGAGTATGGCATCAAATTCTTTGAAACC AGTGCAAAAACAAATCTTAATGTGGAAGAAGTCTTCTTCTCAATAGCCAGGGATATAAAGCAAAGGCTTTCCGATACGGACACAAAAGCAGAG CCTACTACCATCAAAATCAATCAGCCCGATGGATCTGCTGGAGGCGGGCAACTTGCACAGAAGTCGGCGTGCTGTGGCTCTTGA
- the LOC121787683 gene encoding uncharacterized protein LOC121787683 isoform X2, giving the protein MPKGSAHVTNGDAVFDNSSRLESKRARQWFLDFAEPDLFPSKKQAVEGSSGKLESSIPSSLAWEGSSGFQSVPSVPSQFMDRLFGSETPTPENLGDRNMPISGIDDSNVRKKIDGEQFEDDPSVGLSISYAMEDPETGVSYGGLRKVKVNQVKDPDNGLHASIEHGIGIMEQTYHSGNENTFMSMGQSYGKEGGSVTLMGHSYDIGEANDRSMELAFGKGLDSTISMTHTYNKAENNSISFGGFQDEHVMEASARPLSSYSLLYEQSSAQIPELPNKKEVDVLNGNVDLRTTQTPKTKVDSTPKSKSESKPARKEAPNSFPSNVRSLIATGMLDGVPVRYISVSREELRGIIKGAGYLCGCQSCNYSKALNAYEFERHAECKTKHPNNHIYFENGKTIYQIVQELRSTPESMLFDAIQTVTGSPINQKAFRTWKESFQAATRELQRIYGKEELNL; this is encoded by the exons ATGCCCAAGGGGAGTGCTCATGTAACAAATGGAGATGCAGTTTTTGATAACTCATCTAGACTGGAGTCTAAGCGTGCCCGCCAATGGTTCTTGGATTTTGCTGAGCCGGATTTATTTCCTAGTAAAAAGCAAGCTGTTGAAGGTTCGAGTGGCAAGTTGGAATCTTCAATTCCGAGCTCTCTTGCATGGGAAGGTTCATCTGGATTTCAGTCTGTGCCGTCAGTGCCAAGCCAATTTATGGATCGGCTATTTGGATCTGAAACACCCACGCCCGAAAATCTTGGAGACAGAAACATGCCCATTTCTGGGATAGATGACTCAAATGTAAGGAAAAAGATCGATGGTGAACAGTTTGAGGATGATCCATCAGTTGGCTTATCGATTTCTTATGCTATGGAGGATCCAGAAACGGGAGTAAGTTATGGTGGACTTAGAAAAGTCAAAGTTAATCAGGTTAAGGATCCTGATAATGGGTTGCATGCGTCTATTGAGCATGGCATAGGGATAATGGAGCAAACGTACCACAGTGGAAATGAAAACACTTTCATGTCCATGGGACAATCTTATGGTAAGGAGGGTGGAAGTGTCACATTGATGGGCCATTCTTATGATATTGGGGAAGCAAATGATAGATCGATGGAATTGGCTTTTGGGAAAGGTCTTGATAGTACTATTTCAATGACTCACACATACAATAAAGCAGAAAATAACAGTATATCCTTTGGCGGCTTTCAAGATGAACATGTCATGGAAGCTTCTGCTAGGCCGCTCAGCAGCTATAGCTTATTGTATGAACAGTCTTCAGCTCAAATTCCTGAGCTTCCTAACAAAAAGGAGGTGGATGTGTTAAATGGCAATGTCGATCTTAGAACCACTCAAACACCTAAAACCAAAGTTGATTCTACACCTAAGAGTAAATCGGAGTCGAAACCTGCTAGGAAAGAGGCTCCAAACAGCTTCCCGTCCAATGTGAGGAGTTTGATAGCAACTGGCATGCTTGATGGGGTGCCAGTGAGATACATTTCGGTCTCAAGAGAG GAGCTTCGTGGAATCATCAAAGGTGCTGGCTATCTTTGTGGCTGTCAGTCCTGCAACTACTCTAag GCACTTAATGCATATGAGTTTGAGCGGCACGCTGAATGCAAGACGAAGCACCCAAACAACCACATATACTTCGAGAATGGCAAGACCATCTATCAGATAGTTCAGGAGTTGAGAAGCACCCCTGAGAGTATGCTATTCGATGCAATCCAGACTGTGACTGGCTCTCCTATAAATCAGAAGGCCTTCCGCACTTGGAAAG AATCATTCCAAGCAGCAACCCGCGAGCTTCAGCGTATATATGGGAAAGAAGAGCTAAACCTCTGA
- the LOC121787683 gene encoding uncharacterized protein LOC121787683 isoform X1, protein MDKGFWMPKGSAHVTNGDAVFDNSSRLESKRARQWFLDFAEPDLFPSKKQAVEGSSGKLESSIPSSLAWEGSSGFQSVPSVPSQFMDRLFGSETPTPENLGDRNMPISGIDDSNVRKKIDGEQFEDDPSVGLSISYAMEDPETGVSYGGLRKVKVNQVKDPDNGLHASIEHGIGIMEQTYHSGNENTFMSMGQSYGKEGGSVTLMGHSYDIGEANDRSMELAFGKGLDSTISMTHTYNKAENNSISFGGFQDEHVMEASARPLSSYSLLYEQSSAQIPELPNKKEVDVLNGNVDLRTTQTPKTKVDSTPKSKSESKPARKEAPNSFPSNVRSLIATGMLDGVPVRYISVSREELRGIIKGAGYLCGCQSCNYSKALNAYEFERHAECKTKHPNNHIYFENGKTIYQIVQELRSTPESMLFDAIQTVTGSPINQKAFRTWKESFQAATRELQRIYGKEELNL, encoded by the exons ATG GACAAAGGATTTTGGATGCCCAAGGGGAGTGCTCATGTAACAAATGGAGATGCAGTTTTTGATAACTCATCTAGACTGGAGTCTAAGCGTGCCCGCCAATGGTTCTTGGATTTTGCTGAGCCGGATTTATTTCCTAGTAAAAAGCAAGCTGTTGAAGGTTCGAGTGGCAAGTTGGAATCTTCAATTCCGAGCTCTCTTGCATGGGAAGGTTCATCTGGATTTCAGTCTGTGCCGTCAGTGCCAAGCCAATTTATGGATCGGCTATTTGGATCTGAAACACCCACGCCCGAAAATCTTGGAGACAGAAACATGCCCATTTCTGGGATAGATGACTCAAATGTAAGGAAAAAGATCGATGGTGAACAGTTTGAGGATGATCCATCAGTTGGCTTATCGATTTCTTATGCTATGGAGGATCCAGAAACGGGAGTAAGTTATGGTGGACTTAGAAAAGTCAAAGTTAATCAGGTTAAGGATCCTGATAATGGGTTGCATGCGTCTATTGAGCATGGCATAGGGATAATGGAGCAAACGTACCACAGTGGAAATGAAAACACTTTCATGTCCATGGGACAATCTTATGGTAAGGAGGGTGGAAGTGTCACATTGATGGGCCATTCTTATGATATTGGGGAAGCAAATGATAGATCGATGGAATTGGCTTTTGGGAAAGGTCTTGATAGTACTATTTCAATGACTCACACATACAATAAAGCAGAAAATAACAGTATATCCTTTGGCGGCTTTCAAGATGAACATGTCATGGAAGCTTCTGCTAGGCCGCTCAGCAGCTATAGCTTATTGTATGAACAGTCTTCAGCTCAAATTCCTGAGCTTCCTAACAAAAAGGAGGTGGATGTGTTAAATGGCAATGTCGATCTTAGAACCACTCAAACACCTAAAACCAAAGTTGATTCTACACCTAAGAGTAAATCGGAGTCGAAACCTGCTAGGAAAGAGGCTCCAAACAGCTTCCCGTCCAATGTGAGGAGTTTGATAGCAACTGGCATGCTTGATGGGGTGCCAGTGAGATACATTTCGGTCTCAAGAGAG GAGCTTCGTGGAATCATCAAAGGTGCTGGCTATCTTTGTGGCTGTCAGTCCTGCAACTACTCTAag GCACTTAATGCATATGAGTTTGAGCGGCACGCTGAATGCAAGACGAAGCACCCAAACAACCACATATACTTCGAGAATGGCAAGACCATCTATCAGATAGTTCAGGAGTTGAGAAGCACCCCTGAGAGTATGCTATTCGATGCAATCCAGACTGTGACTGGCTCTCCTATAAATCAGAAGGCCTTCCGCACTTGGAAAG AATCATTCCAAGCAGCAACCCGCGAGCTTCAGCGTATATATGGGAAAGAAGAGCTAAACCTCTGA
- the LOC121773411 gene encoding cyclic AMP-responsive element-binding protein 5-like — protein sequence MSSIYAAYYHHQFDYRQSQFAHHPSQPIYQPPHHHPSQPIYQPPHHHPSQPIYQPPHHPIGSLDLQQSYPQDRHFHPQYHPYQARQPTCWDPPWVRTQQSSSTYDQSPPHGPYLAYGEATYQGSGPNNPDFMARSFSPAQLAAVNDYNEKLRVYRLDQAALLARVTALFEENIDDKNLAEDVPDNVAHNGGVNLDVPNNESLEEVPNDESVEEIVKPNDESLVEIVKTNNMTPL from the coding sequence ATGTCATCCATCTATGCTGCCTATTACCATCACCAATTCGACTACCGTCAGTCGCAATTCGCCCACCACCCATCGCAGCCCATATATCAGCCACCACACCACCACCCATCGCAACCCATATATCAGCCACCTCACCACCACCCATCGCAACCCATATATCAGCCACCACACCATCCGATTGGATCATTAGATCTGCAACAATCTTATCCGCAGGATAGGCACTTCCACCCACAATATCATCCCTACCAGGCACGACAGCCCACTTGTTGGGACCCGCCTTGGGTGCGCACGCAGCAGAGTTCTTCGACCTATGATCAGTCACCGCCTCACGGCCCCTACCTCGCCTATGGTGAAGCTACATACCAGGGTTCTGGCCCCAATAATCCTGACTTCATGGCTCGATCGTTCTCCCCTGCCCAACTAGCCGCAGTAAACGATTACAACGAGAAGTTACGTGTGTATAGATTGGACCAAGCCGCCTTGCTCGCCCGTGTGACCGCTCTGTTTGAGGAGAATATTGATGACAAAAATCTAGCTGAGGATGTTCCCGACAATGTGGCTCACAATGGGGGCGTtaatcttgatgttccaaacaacgagtccctGGAAGAGGTTCCAAATGACGAGTCCGTGGAAGAGATCGTCAAGCCAAACGACGAGTCCCTGGTAGAGATCGTCAAAACGAACAATATGACGCCACTATGA
- the LOC121787683 gene encoding uncharacterized protein LOC121787683 isoform X3: protein MDKGFWMPKGSAHVTNGDAVFDNSSRLESKRARQWFLDFAEPDLFPSKKQAVEGSSGKLESSIPSSLAWEGSSGFQSVPSVPSQFMDRLFGSETPTPENLGDRNMPISGIDDSNVRKKIDGEQFEDDPSVGLSISYAMEDPETGVSYGGLRKVKVNQVKDPDNGLHASIEHGIGIMEQTYHSGNENTFMSMGQSYGKEGGSVTLMGHSYDIGEANDRSMELAFGKGLDSTISMTHTYNKAENNSISFGGFQDEHVMEASARPLSSYSLLYEQSSAQIPELPNKKEVDVLNGNVDLRTTQTPKTKVDSTPKSKSESKPARKEAPNSFPSNVRSLIATGMLDGVPVRYISVSREALNAYEFERHAECKTKHPNNHIYFENGKTIYQIVQELRSTPESMLFDAIQTVTGSPINQKAFRTWKESFQAATRELQRIYGKEELNL from the exons ATG GACAAAGGATTTTGGATGCCCAAGGGGAGTGCTCATGTAACAAATGGAGATGCAGTTTTTGATAACTCATCTAGACTGGAGTCTAAGCGTGCCCGCCAATGGTTCTTGGATTTTGCTGAGCCGGATTTATTTCCTAGTAAAAAGCAAGCTGTTGAAGGTTCGAGTGGCAAGTTGGAATCTTCAATTCCGAGCTCTCTTGCATGGGAAGGTTCATCTGGATTTCAGTCTGTGCCGTCAGTGCCAAGCCAATTTATGGATCGGCTATTTGGATCTGAAACACCCACGCCCGAAAATCTTGGAGACAGAAACATGCCCATTTCTGGGATAGATGACTCAAATGTAAGGAAAAAGATCGATGGTGAACAGTTTGAGGATGATCCATCAGTTGGCTTATCGATTTCTTATGCTATGGAGGATCCAGAAACGGGAGTAAGTTATGGTGGACTTAGAAAAGTCAAAGTTAATCAGGTTAAGGATCCTGATAATGGGTTGCATGCGTCTATTGAGCATGGCATAGGGATAATGGAGCAAACGTACCACAGTGGAAATGAAAACACTTTCATGTCCATGGGACAATCTTATGGTAAGGAGGGTGGAAGTGTCACATTGATGGGCCATTCTTATGATATTGGGGAAGCAAATGATAGATCGATGGAATTGGCTTTTGGGAAAGGTCTTGATAGTACTATTTCAATGACTCACACATACAATAAAGCAGAAAATAACAGTATATCCTTTGGCGGCTTTCAAGATGAACATGTCATGGAAGCTTCTGCTAGGCCGCTCAGCAGCTATAGCTTATTGTATGAACAGTCTTCAGCTCAAATTCCTGAGCTTCCTAACAAAAAGGAGGTGGATGTGTTAAATGGCAATGTCGATCTTAGAACCACTCAAACACCTAAAACCAAAGTTGATTCTACACCTAAGAGTAAATCGGAGTCGAAACCTGCTAGGAAAGAGGCTCCAAACAGCTTCCCGTCCAATGTGAGGAGTTTGATAGCAACTGGCATGCTTGATGGGGTGCCAGTGAGATACATTTCGGTCTCAAGAGAG GCACTTAATGCATATGAGTTTGAGCGGCACGCTGAATGCAAGACGAAGCACCCAAACAACCACATATACTTCGAGAATGGCAAGACCATCTATCAGATAGTTCAGGAGTTGAGAAGCACCCCTGAGAGTATGCTATTCGATGCAATCCAGACTGTGACTGGCTCTCCTATAAATCAGAAGGCCTTCCGCACTTGGAAAG AATCATTCCAAGCAGCAACCCGCGAGCTTCAGCGTATATATGGGAAAGAAGAGCTAAACCTCTGA